One genomic segment of Strix aluco isolate bStrAlu1 chromosome 9, bStrAlu1.hap1, whole genome shotgun sequence includes these proteins:
- the ERICH6 gene encoding LOW QUALITY PROTEIN: glutamate-rich protein 6 (The sequence of the model RefSeq protein was modified relative to this genomic sequence to represent the inferred CDS: deleted 2 bases in 1 codon), whose amino-acid sequence MDGARRCGPGAGPRVLRPRRGAGREGPGRTAQRGFSSRIPSRCRGRAPPPSAFRRESGRVGSAGCGQARGRGSASAGGSCLRLRRAPGTAHTGRRAAARKAPSAPVREAETSGSIEAIAARELPGLWVSMQTGASGLHRHAYGEPTLSEEFSSLDVLCDMEFEEDFVKLFKKSLYTLPSVGLPTLLAHRPESSRENLQIEAEEGCVPRCEYCGSLLRPFPPLEDPRPPPQDYASVSVGEVSRGVLWKGPLLWHRSSAFQKFCCEHNRDLYEFIVSERKGREGIGSVPVAVSPQEPHGTDRLSKGTVYQRQRERRVARQLAFLAAEPTAAAEYSHQAGTISYLLSQEPPSPAGRTLVPAQSVAEPEEEPEEEPVTCCDFSPAGGKVVKNGLLEKYYKHGGKFLTMLPDGTAQLFYPSGNLAIIVVREKARVTCVVQEDELRNAAVRAVFTSTGRSTCYYPDGAVWINLNVEGGQYLDRAGSRVRHWTWPNRVVASGPPVPLRPVFIALNRHVGVRILGQDKVTVSFLAMGQQAKLNVGTKVQVLPKCTGGSARSRSPQRARGSQGSSRLWRSTAHPAVGAPCVAPRSCPIQPQPPSPVSRQFLQVAVALHSPSLSQKDGGSSGRGSQGRGSPRREHSAAHTRTHPRNPRLQPSEPRPLQRHLSSRPAELWRVPAGEDEAPRTPPQHGGH is encoded by the exons ATGGACGGGGCGCGCCGGtgcgggccgggagcggggccgagAGTCCTTCGGCCTCGCAggggcgcggggcgggaggggccgggccgcaCAGCACAGCGCGGCTTCTCCTCGCGCATCCCCTCCCGGTGTCgcgggcgggccccgccgccctcgGCTTTCCGAAGAGAGAGCGGCAGGGTCGGTAGTGCCGGCTGCGGGCAGGCCCGAGGGAGGGGAAGTGCCTCGGCCGGCGGCAGCTGCCTGCGGCTGCGGCGCGCTCCGGGCACTGCACATACCGGAAGGCGGGCAGCTGCCCGAAAGGCGCCTTCAGCCCCCGTTAG GGAAGCGGAAACGTCGGGCAGCATCGAAGCCATCGCGGCGCGGGAGCTGCCGGGGCTCTGGGTGTCGATGCAGACAGGCGCTAGCGGGCTCCACCGACACGCCTACGGAGAACCAA CCCTGTCGGAAGAGTTCAGCAGCTTAGATGTGCTGTGTGACATGGAG TTTGAAGAAGATTTTGTGAAGCTGTTCAAGAAGTCGCTGTACACGCTGCCGTCTGTTGGCCTGCCCACCCTCCTGGCCCACAGACCCGAATCCTCTCGAGAAAACCTACAGATTGAG GCAGAGGAGGGCTGTGTCCCGAGGTGCGAGTACTGTGGCAGCCTGCTGAGGCCGTTCCCTCCCCTCGAAGACCCTCGCCCGCCGCCACAGGATTACGCCTCGGTGAGC GTGGGAGAGGTCAGCAGGGGTGTGCTGTGGAAGGGCCCGCTCCTGTGGCACCGCTCCTCTGCCTTTCAGAAATTCTGCTGCGAGCACAACCGAGACCTCTACGAGTTCATCGTAAGTGAGAGGAAGGGCCGCGAAGGCATCGGGAGCGTTCCGGTTGCTGTCAGCCCCCAGGAACCCCATGGCACGGACAGGCTGTCAAAGGGGACAGTGTACCAGAG ACAGCGGGAGAGGCGAGTGGCCAGGCAGTTGGCTTTCCTGGCTGCAGagccaacagcagcagctgaat ACTCGCACCAAGCCGGCACCATTTCCTACCTGCTTTCTCAGGAGCCCCCGTCGCCAGCGGGCCGGACGCTGGTGCCTGCCCAGAGCGTGGCAGAGCCCGAGGAGGAGCCCGAGGAGGAGCCCGTCACCTGCTGCGACTTCAGCCCGGCGGGCGGGAAG GTAGTGAAGAATGGATTGCtagaaaaatattacaaacaCGGAGGGAAATTCCTCACCATGCTTCCGGATGGAACAGCGCAGTTGTT CTATCCATCTGGAAACCTGGCCATCATTGTCGTGCGAGAGAAAGCCCGGGTTACCTGCGTAGTGCAGGAAGATGAGCTGAGGAACGCGGCGGTACGGGCAGTGTTTACGTCCACTGGCAGAAGTACATGCTACTACCCCGACGGAGCTGTGTG GATAAACCTGAATGTCGAGGGAGGGCAGTATCTGGACCGAGCAGGCAGCAGGGTGAGACACTGGACATGGCCAAACCGTGTTGTGGCGTCGGGACCCCCCGTCCCGCTGCGCCCCGTCTTCATCGCCCTGAACCGGCACGTGGGGGTGAGGATCCTGGGCCAGGACAAGGTCACTGTTTCCTTCCTCGCCATGGGGCAACAAGCAAAACTCAACGTGGGAACCAAAGTGCAGGTACTTCCCAAGTGCACGGGTGGCTCCGCGCGGAGCCGCTCCCCGCAGCGGGCGCGGGGCAGCCAGGGAAGTTCCCGGCTGTGGAGAAGCACCGCTCATCCTGCTGTGGGTGCTCCTTGCGTCGCCCCACGCTCCTGCCCCATCCAACCGCAGCCCCCGAGCCCCGTCAGTAGGCAGTTCCTACAGGTCGCCgtggctctgcacagcccctCCTTGTCCCAGAAGGATGGGGGAAGCAGCGGGCGGGGCTCCCAGGGACGGGGCTCCCCGCGCAGGGAGCACAGCGCGGCCCACACCCGCACCCACCCGAGGAACCCCCGGCTCCAACCCAGCGAGCCGCGCCCCCTACAACGGCACCTCAGCTCCCGTCCAGCCGAGCTCTGGCGGGTGCCCGCAGGAGAAGACGAAGCTCCACGTACTCCTCCACAACACGGAGGTCATTAG
- the SELENOT gene encoding thioredoxin reductase-like selenoprotein T codes for MRAAGRRPVLPLLLLLLALAAGPGGGSAEQGGLPGKKLRMAYATGPLLKFQICVSUGYRRVFEEYMRVISQRYPDIRIEGENYLPQPIYRHIASFLSVFKLVLIGLIIVGKDPFAFFGMQAPSIWQWGQENKVYACMMVFFLSNMIENQCMSTGAFEITLNDVPVWSKLESGHLPSMQQLVQILDNEMKLNVHMESMPHHRS; via the exons atgcgggcggcggggcggcggccagtgctgccgctgctgctgctgctgctggcgctggcggcggggccgggcggcggctcGGCGGAGCAGGGCGGGCTGCCGGGCAAGAAGCTGCGCATGGCCTACGCCACCGGGCCGCTGCTCAAGTTCCAGATCTG TGTCTCCTGAGGCTACAGGCGGGTGTTTGAGGAGTACATGCGGGTTATTAGCCAGCGGTACCCAGACATCCGAATCGAAGGGGAGAACTACCTTCCTCAACCTATATATAG GCACATAGCATCTTTCCTGTCTGTCTTCAAACTAGTATTAATAGGCTTAATAATCGTTGGCAAGGATCCGTTTGCTTTCTTTGGCATGCAAGCTCCGAGCATCTGGCAGTGGGGCCAAGAAAACAAG GTTTATGCTTGCATGATGGTCTTCTTCCTGAGCAACATGATTGAGAACCAGTGTATGTCAACAGGCGCCTTTGAAATAACTTTGAATG ATGTTCCAGTGTGGTCTAAGCTTGAGTCTGGCCACCTTCCTTCCATGCAGCAGCTTGTACAAATCCTTGATAATGAAATGAAGCTCAATGTGCACATGGAGTCAATGCCTCATCATCGATCATAG